The following nucleotide sequence is from Podospora bellae-mahoneyi strain CBS 112042 chromosome 1 map unlocalized CBS112042p_1, whole genome shotgun sequence.
GCTATACGGGTGCGACCTCGCGCAGGCAGAGATGCTCACTATCCTGCCGACTCTCTCCGGGAACGCGACAGCTGCGGCGAGGGATTGCATACCCCCCATGCTGGACCCGACACTGGCATGGAGCTTTTCCACCCCTAGGTGATCCAGCAGACGGAACTGCGCGCGCACCATGTCCGTTATCGTCAGCAGCGGGAAGCGGGTCGCGTAGCGTTTGCCGTCTGAGGGGTCGATGCTGCTTGGTCCGGTAGAGCCATAACACCCCCCTATGACGTTCGTGCAGATGACAAAGTATTTGTTGGTGTCCAGGGCCAGTCCGGGACCGATAaacttctcccaccacccgggctgggggttggcggcggtggaatgggcgtgggaggaggcggataGGCCcgtgtggaggaggatgacgttTGTTCGGTTGGCGTTCATCTCCCCCCAGGTCTCATAGGCAATGTCGAATTCGACGAGCCGGCCGCCGTGGTCGAGGAGtaaggggttgttggagtggAATATTTGGGTTGCGCCGACGGTGTAGGAGGGCTCGGGACCGGAGGAGGTAGAGTCGGTACGGGtttgggaggcggaggcagcggcagcctGTTGCCGGAGGGTTGCGGAGCGGGACTCGAGGGCGTCGACGCAGGGGAAGGAcatggcggggttggagggggcgCCGCTGcggcgggggggttggtcgTGAAGGTGACGCCGGTGAGGttgcgccgccgccgtcaaggGTCGCATACCCGGTGCTGCCGCATTGTGGCAGAGGGGTGTCGCGGGGTTGCTGCCGGCGGCACGGGTGAGGGCGGCCGAAGCTTGTCGGAGACTGGATGTGACTTTGGTTCGTGACTTCATGACGTTGTGGTATAGATTTGAACTTGAGTGATCTGGGCGCACAGCAAAGCAGCTCAGTCGATGGCGGGTGAGAAGTGGTATAATTCGACTTCGAGATCGGACGGCGACTTTGAAATCATGGTGGAGATCTTGATTATCAATGCCGTGGGCTGCCGTTGCCGGCGCCCTTGATGGCCGTTTTGTTCGAGCTTGACATCGAATCCAGCAAATTATTGCATGGGGGCAGCATTACGTGCTTTCACGTGCATCCATGGATCTCGTGGGGTAATCCTTGGCACACACCCCTGGGGGTTGGCTTATAGCTCCCCAGATCACCGTCCTTGTCTTATCGGCGGTGGAGTGATGTCACAGGTGCTGTCCCGCCAATGACGTTGCCCAACGCTCAGAGGTTCTAgatgcctcctcctctgagctcccctccaacacctaCGCACACCTGAGCAATAGCCCTGTCTTACACCTAGGTTGTACTGCCCATCAGGCTGCGGGTTAGGTCTCAAAAACAGCTGAAGAAATACTACTATAACACGCGTCGCATCCCGTCTTTACGTTCCCCGGGAACCTAGCCCCTCCCTTCCTGCCATCTAGGAACAGTTCTTGCCCAAGTCAAGCACACATCACTCCACTTGAGCACGTACCGTAAACATTACCAACCAGGCAACAACCCTGCTACTacctactgctgctgccatcaGAACTGAAGCTTGTGTTCAGCATGTGGAACACGGTCAGTCATATATTGACCAGCATACTTCCTCCCGTACTGCCCATCCGGCCTCGTCCAGACTCTGCACCAACTCCAGCCGACGGGACGACTGCACAAGACTCTACCACAGGCAAGATGGACGCCGAAGGGGTGTACAAACCCAGCATCACCGACGTTATTGTCGTCAAGGCCATGCTGGTCAAAGGCCTCCAGATCCCTGTAGAGATCGCCGACAACATTATTGAGCTCGCCGAGTACTGGCCGCACGTCACTGCCGAGGTCACATGGGGAGACGAACGCCCAAATCAAGTATGGAGCGGCGAGAGCAGAGAGAACCAGTTCTTGGTAAGCTCTCAAGCATACATAAATCGATATACCGTGGCTTACACCAACACAACATGTTACAGCTCCGCACACCACCCCTAGGCTTCCCAGACTGGGGAACCGCCACAACAAGCTACACCAAAACGACCCACCCCAAGCCCCCTGGTGAAGGATACCCCACCTCGAGCTTCCAAAAGCTAGCCAAATCCCCAGTCACTCTCCTCGCCCAGCCATGCCGCCgcatcgtcttcatcataCGATCCAAAGATCAGGGTTGGGGCGGCGAGTACCACAATCAGAACACCTACAACGGCTCCTGGACATGGTTCGAAGCCGGGCTGGAAAGGTGGTGTAAAGGCCAGATACCTGATCCCCCACAGCCATGTGAATCCCATGAAGACCCAGTTCAGAAACCGGTGAGAGATGatgacgacaacgacgatgaTAAGCAACCGTCAATGAACCTCGAGGATCTGGCCACCGTGATTcccgaggtggtggttgacccGCAAAGTAATGAGTTCAAGTTCAACCATCCGCTGCTTCCACGGGAGAACGTCAAGATTCAGTGCAACAAGTTGACGAAGAGGGAATACATCACGCATGTGGTGGAGTGGAATCACGATGATGACGTGGATCCTGAGGACGAGGTGGCGGCGAAAAAGCTACATgatgttgggaggggagagcaGACGGGGAATGGGGAGTTTGTGAGGAACATGAGGattggggatgtggtgacTGTTTGGGGGAAGACGAGGTTCGGGGGCTGGATTAATAACATCTCGtcggtgaaggtggaggttTATTGGTCGGTGTAGAGTCGAagctggaagagatggaCTTGGGAGGCTGGACTGGTTGAGTATTGATACCTATTTTAGCAAGAGTTGATGTTACTGTTTTTTGCTTTGTACCGTCGGCCTGTGTTCTGACTGAAACGTGTCTACCTAGTGTCTAGCTAGAGTCCAATCAGCCAGATGAAAGTACTTTCAAGTCAGCCGAGACTCGGGCCTACCGGCTGTCTATCGGGGCGAATTGCTGGGACAATGACAGGAATTGACGTTGGACTTTGGCCAGTTTCGCTACAGTACGGTCCACAAAGAAGGGGCCGAGTGGCTTGGTAAAGCGATTGATATGTGTAGGATAGCTGCCAATCGTACGTTTTATTTATTGTTCATGAGGCAAGATAGATCTCGTTCACCAATCTCGTGGAATGAATGTACGTGATACGAACAAAGAGCTGGCCCCGAAACGACTTCTCCAAAGTGCCCCGGCAGGAATGGGTGGAAGCCATCACGAGGTCAAGCGGCATCTCCCGTCCCGACTGGCTGATTCGGGCTGAGTTCTAGACCTGATGGCCATTACCACGCTCTTCATTGAAGATATATTTTTGTCATTGTCTTCCAATCAGCATAAACATCAGTAATCGACCGGTACTCCAATCACTTTCATAGGCCAGACTACGGGAGACCAACCTTTGTTCCCCTACCTATTCGGCTTCAGCAATCCCGCCAAgaaccacccaaccaccacctcgaaACGCATGAATGGATCACCGTAGGTAACCAAACCGGCAGTTCAGTTTGAAACGCTCAATAATTACTCCCTGGCTACCGCTCTTCCTGCGAAGATCATCCAAAAATACATCTTCAATGCCGTTGATTTCCTTTAGAAACCGCAAAAGACGGGTGGGTGGTTATCCCACCACACTTCTTCCTTCCCAATTGCATCCCTATCCATCCCCCTTTCCCGCATCCATCCCGCGCGGCATTGCATTcggacatcatcaccagcatcgGGTTCCTGCTTTTGGCTGGGGGGGGATGTTGTCATGCAAGATAGCAACTGACAAGGCAATACCAAGCGGTGTTCAACGACTGAACACGGCAGGTCCAAGTGTTTTAGCTGCATAACCTCCTCGCGGTATGCACTCAAGGATCCTTCCATGCATATTCCATAACCCTTTGATAGAACGTTGACAGCTTGGCTCCCTCACCAAAATTGGAAGTTCACCGGCAATGGCATTCCCAAAAAGGCAAGTAGACTCCTCTCGCAAATACTTCAGACGCTTCAGCGCCGCCGTGACGAGACGTGGAacttgggggaaggggaagacaAAAAACCATCAAGGTGTCTGTCTGTCCCTAATGACGACATATCAACCTTTCCCAAAAGGTACAGCCACAAACACCCAAAGCCAAACAAATTCGAAATctgtttttgcttttcttttttctctatttcttttgtttttttttggggatTAGTATTTAGTACATTTTTATACATTTGtgtcttcccctccttcccctttttcCCCTATTccattcatcatctccaacaaaAAGCCCCTTGagctctcccacctcccacttgGTATCTCATATATAAAAAAACAgaaacccaccaccctccctgccaataaacaaccccccacacACAAAAGATGTAAACCAAATTTCTTAAGAAGTCCAATGTGCCCCCaatgtgatgatgatgccatgTCTGTGTTATGAAGGGCCCATGTATCTCGTGTTTTAACGTTGAATGCCCCCTCTCCGTGGTGTCGTTCTATTCATTGTAATACTCCAAGATATATAATCACCACAAAAATCCCCCAACTCGCACCCCGATCAGCCAGGCCCATTACCCCCTAACCCGTCACCAATTCACCCATTCACAACAACAGGCCAAACAAACATAATCACGTAAGAACCCACAGCCATGAAACCGCTAAGAAGCCAtacaaaaagaaagagaaaaaaccaTTTTGCTCGCTACATTCCATTGATTCCTTTGTGGTGGTATACTATAAGCTTCATGAGACAGACAATAACAACACGCAAACagacagaaaaagaaaaacaacgCCCCGTATGTATGTAAATGCCCACTTTGTCATCTTGTGTGAATGAAAAGCAAAAACAGGAAATGCAAgccttcatcttcttcttgacaacATCCATTCAAGACAGCAcagggtgggggagggggggaagagaatAAAATGAAATAGGGCGGGAGAAAAAAATCACACCCATTTCGCCCCGTGATGAGCGAGTctgcaaccacaaccacagccaaaCTGCCATTCATCCATCAATACAAAAGACACATTTGCCCATGCCACAAAAAAAATGACCTTCTTTCCTCattcctttcttttcctaACTTCTCCAATGAgtcccacccctccccccctgtccatcctcatcatgcCGGGCCCTTGTATAAATTTCGTTTCCTTTTTCATGTTCAGATACCCCCCACCCTATGCCAGCAGGCCTTGAATAGTCCCATGCCTGTCCCTCGTGAATGCTGCTTGTTCCCCCAATCCTCTTCCAGACTGCGAAACAAGACTGCTGTAATCAGGTCGAGGGGAAAATTCAACACTCCCAGGGGCCCAGATCGCAAAACCCAACCGCTAGATCCTTGCCATGCTATTCGCTTTTGTTTTGCTGCCTGACTGGGCATGAACACGCTTCGTTTTCCCAATGGGGCCCCTTAAAGAACCCGATATCCCCGTCTATAGCCCATGATGCGCAAAACCTGTGCGAGGAATATGCATAAAGAAAGCGCTGCTAGGTAGCAAAAGAGACGGCAACCGACGGTGGCCTGCTGACAGCATCCATATCTTGCTTCGGCGATATCGGCGACGTACGTTTCAGGTCGAGGTCTCCGAACGACCGTCTCGCTCTCGCCCGATGTCGTGAAATCAAGTGCCCGCTCGCTTCCAGGCTCTGCTCGCCCCATCTCTCTCACATAGGTGGTCTAATCATATGATACAGGTTCGAACTCCAGGTGGGCTAACGTGCGACTAAATAAGTATTATGCTGCATACACCTCCGTTGAAGAGATCCTGAACAAGCTGTCCAATATAGAGCTTCATCTTTGGTCGCTTGGACCTGGACTGTGAGTATCCAAGAAAGCCCTGTCTTGTCTTGATACGCAATCCAGGGCATGTAGCAAGCAATCAACGGAGTGAATGCACCCGCATTCTCGAGCAGATATCTCCATTGCCATGGCCGTGGTCTACTGCTGCTCAGCCACCCTTGCGGTCGGCCTCATTTTTAGGCAGTTGCTCGCTTTGCGCAACGCCGTTGGTCCCATTCTTCAGGTCCGACAAACCCTTCCTGCGCGGCTTGGATTTCTGCCAGCTGTTGAAGCTATCAGACGGGCTTTTGGCAGAACGTGGATTGCCAGATTCCCTTGAGCTTCCATGGGCACGGTGCTCCAAAACAGGCGATCGGTTCGAACTGTCGTGCTGCTTGGCGGAGGGTCCTGTCGGCGGCGTCTTTTGCGTCCCCGAACGAACGTCCCGATGTCCTCTAGGCGACTGAGCGACAACTGGTGGACCAAAACTCCGCAGGACGGTGGGGGACGGTGTCCGATGTTCGTAAACTGGCGAGAGGTGAGGCATGTCTTGAGCAACCGAGTACTCGTTAGTAGCTAGATCCAGTGGCGCAAGTTGGCGGTTGTTCAAGCGTGCCAAACCCAGAATGTTGTTGGGGTCGTAGCCCATATGCGGGTAGTAGAGGTGAGTAGGAACAGCGGCCATGGTCACCCGTTGTTGAAATGACGCATCGTGGTGGTTCATGGTCGATGAGGGGGACCTGTTTGCTGTTGAGCCGTTGACAATGACAGGCCGATCAGGCACGGTGAGTGACACGGGCTCCGAAGAAGTGGTGGAATAAGAAACCGACTGGTCGTTCCACGAATTGTTGGCACTGGTGCCTTGTTGGATATAGAGCGGGTTGCTATGGTGGATGTTCTCTGTGGTCGTAGTCTCAACGCCAAGCGGCGAACGGTTGGAAGTTGATGCTTGAGCCAGCTTGGGCACTGAACCATTCACCACAAGCGGTTTTGCAGACAGCTGTCCGTTGGTCTGCGCAAATGGTGCCGATGGGAGTGGCGCCGACATACCGGCAGAGATAGTCCGGGCATGCCCGAGAGGCGATGGTGATCGCGATGTACGCTTCATCCTCCGATCCAGTACAGCCTGGGGTCCTTGGTCCGTGGACAATCGACGACGACCCTGGCTGCTCTGGTTCAGCGTGTTAAACACTGGTGTCCCACTTGGAAACCCATTAACCTTGCGATTGGGACTAGCATGACCGTTGGGATAATGCCCCGCATAACGGGCGCCGTCGTCTTCCGGAGCATCGGCCACAACCTTGGGCTCTTCGTAGTCGGTTTCGGATAGCTCATCTGGGGTGTAATTGGACACCGGGACACCATTGACCTGTCGTGGGGGTATAGAGGACATGCCGTTTTGTGCTTGGCTTGCGGTGTACGCAGCCGCTGCCGACATGGCCTGCTGAACCGTGATCGAGCCTCTCGAAGCTGGCTGGGACTGCGACCTAAGGGCACCGCCAGAGGAGACACCCGTCTCACGAAGGTTTCTCCTGAATTCTGGCATTCcattggaggtggtggctgccGATGTCTGCGAAGCAGGGGACGAAGGGTATGTGGTGAAGCCCGGGTGGAAATAGGCCGGGGGCTGCATCGGAAAGCCGTACCCGTACATCAGATCTGGGCGGATTGGAGCTGTTAATGGCGGGTTGTCAAAAGAATTTGTCCGGGATCTGTCTGAGCCTGAGCCACCCTGCATTCGCTGGGCGTGTGCAAGAGCCTGTTGCTGGTTGATCTGCTGGGCATGGGTGTACAGCTGGAATCTCAGGTTTTGATCGTGTTGTGCAAGCGCATTTAGCGAGGTTTGCAGGAGCTCCTGAGGAACACCAATCTGCGGGTTTTGAGCCTGATACCAAACCAATTCCTGCGGGTTCATCGTCGTAGGCATGCCAGCCTGCGCAAAAGGCATGCTCTGCTCGTAGCCCTGATGGTTGGAACCGCGGCGGTTACCCTGGTTACCGTTGCGTTGATAGTTGTTCCTCTGGCTTCGATTGTTGAAATTGTTGCGCTGCTGCGGCCTGGATTGCTGCTGTGAGGCACTCCTAAGAAGCACGGGCCGTGGAGGCGCCGATGGCTTTTCCCAtcttctttcttcctccttggGGTATACGTACTGCTCCCAACACTCAGCAAACTTGCCCTCGGCAAGGAGATCAAAAGCCCTCCTCAGTTCGAGATGAAGACCACGGAACGAGGTGTCATCGGCCGTGTTACCCAGGTTTCGTATTATGTTGAACGGCTCCTCGATGCACagagtgttgttggtgccgaTGTGCCATTTCTTTTCCGTCTTGGTCAACAGCTTGCCGACTCGTATTGACAATGCAAACTTGTCATAATCAAACTCGTATGCGTAGAACCGGAAGAATTGGAACAGAAGGGCTGCCAAGctctccttgttcttggcacCGAATCCCGTCAGCTTTGGAACATCGTCGGCGAACTCGCTTCGAGTGCCATCGCTCTTGAGAAGCTTCTCCTTCTGTCGTTGATGGAGCGCTGGCAATACCGGTGGGTCTCGGAGTTGGAGAAACGCGATGATCATGCATATCCAGGTATACGAGCTCAAAGTTCCGCCAAATGCCGCGTCATTGATGATTCGCCTCCGGGTCCAGTGCTTGATGATCATGGCCAAAGGTCGCACTC
It contains:
- the cys2 gene encoding Serine O-succinyltransferase (COG:H; EggNog:ENOG503NVHE; MEROPS:MER0044357), with the translated sequence MKSRTKVTSSLRQASAALTRAAGSNPATPLCHNAAAPGMRPLTAAAQPHRRHLHDQPPRRSGAPSNPAMSFPCVDALESRSATLRQQAAAASASQTRTDSTSSGPEPSYTVGATQIFHSNNPLLLDHGGRLVEFDIAYETWGEMNANRTNVILLHTGLSASSHAHSTAANPQPGWWEKFIGPGLALDTNKYFVICTNVIGGCYGSTGPSSIDPSDGKRYATRFPLLTITDMVRAQFRLLDHLGVEKLHASVGSSMGGMQSLAAAVAFPERVGRIVSISACARSHPYSIAMRYVQRKAILNDPNWNRGYYYGQIPPHVGMKLAREIATITYRSGPEWEQRFGRRRADKDKPPALCPDFLVETYLDHAGEKFCLTYDPNSLIYVSKAMDLFDLGRENQVAIRAKRAEREKALREGGGQGGYQQDACSLTLPDTPYEEQPEHHEEFERDGLGFGGSSVGSGGSNYSGPGQKPPADLVAGLSVLWDHPVLVMGVASDILFPAWQQREIAEALRMTGNRNVAHYELSEEQSLFGHDTFLLDVKNVGGMVRNFLG
- a CDS encoding uncharacterized protein (EggNog:ENOG503P2XT); translation: MWNTVSHILTSILPPVLPIRPRPDSAPTPADGTTAQDSTTGKMDAEGVYKPSITDVIVVKAMLVKGLQIPVEIADNIIELAEYWPHVTAEVTWGDERPNQVWSGESRENQFLLRTPPLGFPDWGTATTSYTKTTHPKPPGEGYPTSSFQKLAKSPVTLLAQPCRRIVFIIRSKDQGWGGEYHNQNTYNGSWTWFEAGLERWCKGQIPDPPQPCESHEDPVQKPVRDDDDNDDDKQPSMNLEDLATVIPEVVVDPQSNEFKFNHPLLPRENVKIQCNKLTKREYITHVVEWNHDDDVDPEDEVAAKKLHDVGRGEQTGNGEFVRNMRIGDVVTVWGKTRFGGWINNISSVKVEVYWSV
- a CDS encoding uncharacterized protein (COG:D; EggNog:ENOG503NXI7), yielding MDGQPTAAETKHLYQIHPWPGVGPNLTTPRLNTAATPEYSPYYADILPILSQQQAYQGKLLQYNRLLSSGRGGGGGGGLQAPPLPTVLSSPSTKTTTRSRSSSKVSNKDNTHIKTGAQTGHGSRPAKPSDNADRALITSGKDQTSKMPVKKPSEQPTSNGVPVRPPPPATASQNGTAHPAQSSSVPSTPHQHARKFSFESREPSPNATQNHSPRSAYSETNGNVPSLRPLPPRLGGCRFETAIPHSRRRMPYNLGTDRLEKGDLERIPTRLSEENEKSLETEMNDLFRVLLPTQEVETKRQKLVNKLEKLFNDEWPGHDIKVHLFGSSGNLLCSDDSDVDICITTPWKGLEHVCLIADLLDRHGMQDVVCISAAKVPIVKIWDPELKLACDMNVNNTLALENTRMVRTYVSIDERVRPLAMIIKHWTRRRIINDAAFGGTLSSYTWICMIIAFLQLRDPPVLPALHQRQKEKLLKSDGTRSEFADDVPKLTGFGAKNKESLAALLFQFFRFYAYEFDYDKFALSIRVGKLLTKTEKKWHIGTNNTLCIEEPFNIIRNLGNTADDTSFRGLHLELRRAFDLLAEGKFAECWEQYVYPKEEERRWEKPSAPPRPVLLRSASQQQSRPQQRNNFNNRSQRNNYQRNGNQGNRRGSNHQGYEQSMPFAQAGMPTTMNPQELVWYQAQNPQIGVPQELLQTSLNALAQHDQNLRFQLYTHAQQINQQQALAHAQRMQGGSGSDRSRTNSFDNPPLTAPIRPDLMYGYGFPMQPPAYFHPGFTTYPSSPASQTSAATTSNGMPEFRRNLRETGVSSGGALRSQSQPASRGSITVQQAMSAAAAYTASQAQNGMSSIPPRQVNGVPVSNYTPDELSETDYEEPKVVADAPEDDGARYAGHYPNGHASPNRKVNGFPSGTPVFNTLNQSSQGRRRLSTDQGPQAVLDRRMKRTSRSPSPLGHARTISAGMSAPLPSAPFAQTNGQLSAKPLVVNGSVPKLAQASTSNRSPLGVETTTTENIHHSNPLYIQQGTSANNSWNDQSVSYSTTSSEPVSLTVPDRPVIVNGSTANRSPSSTMNHHDASFQQRVTMAAVPTHLYYPHMGYDPNNILGLARLNNRQLAPLDLATNEYSVAQDMPHLSPVYEHRTPSPTVLRSFGPPVVAQSPRGHRDVRSGTQKTPPTGPSAKQHDSSNRSPVLEHRAHGSSRESGNPRSAKSPSDSFNSWQKSKPRRKGLSDLKNGTNGVAQSEQLPKNEADRKGG